A single Osmerus mordax isolate fOsmMor3 chromosome 7, fOsmMor3.pri, whole genome shotgun sequence DNA region contains:
- the LOC136945637 gene encoding adenylate cyclase type 6-like — MSWARGFFVARVDERKTAWGERNGNKSKRTDGSSLCNPRYMSCLRDSEDLEPPPPAPQHYHCGAGASGGNFGMRCVWQEDHYGKQVGGAGDLGLKSVALGFEDGELKGRKGPGEGGEDGGEDGTGGCKAVTAADFWTRLVRVFQSKKFQSAKLERLYQRYFFRLNQSSLTMLMGVLVIVCGIMLAFHCVHGPPDVAYASVLSVAIGTFLAMMVVCNRNGFHQDYMWIVSYLVIGVLMVVQVFGVLMVAPRSASEGIWWSVFFIYIIYTLLPVRMRAAVLSGAALSTIHLVTAWQLNQDDKFILKQISANVLIFLCTNMIGVCTHYPAEVSQRQAFQETRGYIQARLHLQRENQQQERLLLSVLPRHVAMEMKADINAKKENMMFHKIYIQKHDNVSILFADIEGFTSLASQCTAQELVMTLNELFARFDKLASENHCLRIKILGDCYYCVSGLPEPRADHAHCCVEMGVDMIEAISLVREVTGVNVNMRVGIHSGRVHCGVLGLRKWQFDVWSNDVTLANQMEAGGAAGRIHITKATLQYLNGDYEVEPGSGGDRNAYLKDNNIETFLVLGCSQKRKEEKAVMAKMQRARAPSTEGLMPRWVPDRSFSRTTDSKAFRKMGIDETSSKDNRCAQEALNPEDEVDEFLGRAIDARSIDQLRKAYVKKFLLTFQTAALEKKYSKKVDDRFGGYVACTLLVFCFISFIQIIIFPHTPLMLGLFISIFIILANILFICAIYSCIKLFPEALQTVSRRIVQSRTNSTLVGVLTILLLFIAAFVNMFTCDREGLVECVAREHNTSQSSVTLCLLHNLSQAADDGLTLCNSRDTPCHFPEYFSYSVLLTLLACSVFLHISSTGKLALMLSLQLVFLLLVEWPQVALLDNSDLLVTANSLSITPSNETLQWFIGFNETEECQESVTKVSLKVMTPIILTVFVLALYLHAQQVESTARLDFLWKLQATEEKEEMEELQAYNRRLLHNILPKDVAAHFLARERRNDELYYQSCECVAVMFASISNFSEFYVELEGNNEGVECLRLLNEIIADFDEIISEDKFRQLEKIKTIGSTYMAASGLNDSTYDREGRSHILALADYAMRLREQMKYINEHSFNNFQMKIGLNMGPVVAGVIGARKPQYDIWGNTVNVASRMDSTGVPDCIQVTTDLYHVLFNRGYQLECRGVVKVKGKGEMTTYFLTSGPQGS; from the exons ATGTCGTGGGCCAGAGGGTTCTTCGTAGCCAGAGTGGACGAGAGAAAGACGGCTTGGGGCGAGCGCAATGGCAACAAGTCCAAGAGGACGGACGGCTCGTCCCTGTGCAACCCGCGCTACATGAGCTGCCTGCGGGACTCGGAGGACTTGGAGCCGCCCCCTCCGGCCCCCCAGCACTACCACTGCGGAGCCGGGGCCAGCGGGGGCAACTTTGGCATGCGCTGCGTCTGGCAGGAGGACCACTACGGGAAGCAGGTGGGGGGAGCGGGCGACCTGGGCCTGAAGTCTGTGGCCCTGGGCTTCGAGGACGGGGAGCTGAAGGGGAGGAAAGgcccgggggagggaggggaggacggaGGGGAGGACGGCACGGGCGGCTGCAAGGCGGTGACGGCGGCGGACTTCTGGACCAGGCTGGTGCGGGTGTTCCAGTCCAAGAAGTTCCAGTCGGCCAAACTGGAGCGTCTGTACCAGCGCTACTTCTTCCGACTCAACCAGAGCTCCCTGACCATGCTGATGGGCGTGCTGGTCATCGTGTGCGGGATCATGCTGGCCTTCCACTGCGTCCACGGCCCCCCGGACGTAGCCTACGCCTCGGTGCTCTCCGTGGCCATCGGCACCTTCCTGGCCATGATGGTGGTGTGCAACCGCAACGGCTTTCACCAGGACTACATGTGGATCGTCAGCTACCTGGTGATCGGGGTGCTGATGGTGGTGCAGGTGTTCGGGGTGCTGATGGTGGCCCCTCGCAGCGCCTCGGAGGGGATCTGGTGGTCCGTGTTCTTCATCTACATCATCTACACGCTGCTGCCGGTGAGGATGAGGGCGGCCGTGCTGAGCGGCGCCGCGCTCTCCACCATCCACCTGGTCACCGCCTGGCAGCTCAACCAGGACGACAAGTTCATCCTCAAACAG ATCAGTGCCAACGTTCTGATCTTCCTGTGCACCAACATGATTGGGGTGTGCACCCACTACCCTGCGGAGGTGTCCCAGAGACAGGCCTTCCAGGAGACCAGGGGCTACATCCAGGCCAGGCTGCACCTGCAGAGGGAGAACCAGCAGcag GAGCGCCTGCTGCTGTCTGTGCTGCCGAGGCACGTTGCCATGGAGATGAAGGCAGATATCAATGCCAAGAAGGAGAATATGATGTTCCACAAGATCTACATTCAGAAACACGATAATGTCAG TATATTGTTTGCAGACATAGAGGGTTTCACCAGTTTGGCGTCCCAGTGCACAGCGCAGGAGTTGGTTATGACCCTGAATGAGCTCTTTGCCCGCTTCGACAAACTGGCTTCG GAGAACCACTGTCTGCGTATTAAAATCCTGGGGGACTGCTActactgtgtgtctggtctccctGAGCCGCGGGCCGATCACGCTCACTGCTGTGTGGAGATGGGAGTGGACATGATAGAGGCCATCTC gctGGTGAGGGAGGTCACGGGCGTCAATGTCAACATGCGTGTGGGCATCCACAGCGGACGTGTCCACTGCGGCGTGCTCGGGCTGCGCAAGTGGCAGTTTGACGTGTGGTCCAACGACGTGACGCTGGCCAATCAGATGGAGGCGGGGGGCGCGGCGGG gcgtatCCACATCACCAAGGCCACCCTGCAGTATCTAAACGGTGACTATGAGGTGGAACCTGGTTCTGGAGGAGACAGGAACGCCTACCTGAAGGACAACAACATCGAGACCTTTCTGGTGCTGGGCTGCAGCCAGAAGagg aaagaggagaaggccGTGATGGCCAAGATGCAGCGGGCGCGCGCCCCCTCCACCGAGGGCCTGATGCCACGCTGGGTGCCTGACAGGTCCTTCTCCAGGACCACGGACTCCAAAGCCTTCAGAAAGATG GGCATCGATGAAACGTCCAGCAAAGACAA CCGCTGCGCCCAGGAGGCGCTGAACCCGGAGGATGAGGTGGACGAGTTCCTGGGACGAGCCATCGACGCCCGCAGCATCGACCAGCTCCGCAAAGCCTACGTCAAGAAGTTCCTGCTCACCTTCCAGACCGCCGCGCTGGAGAAAAAG TATTCGAAAAAGGTGGACGATCGCTTCGGAGGCTACGTGGCCTGCACCCTGCTGGTGTTCTGTTTCATCTCCTTCATCCAGATCATCATCTTCCCACA CACGCCCCTGATGCTGGGCCTCTTCATCagcatcttcatcatcctcgcCAACATCCTCTTCATCTGTGCCATCTACTCCTGCATCAAG CTCTTCCCAGAGGCCCTGCAGACCGTGAGCAGGCGGATCGTTCAGTCGCGCACCAACAGCACTCTGGTGGGCGTcctcaccatcctcctcctcttcatcgccGCCTTCGTCAACATG TTTACCTGTGACCGGGAGGgcctggtggagtgtgtggcccgCGAGCACAACACCTCCCAGAGCTCCGTGACCCTGTGTCTGCTGCACAACCTCTCTCAGGCAGCCGACGACGGGCTCACCCTCTGCAACAGCCGGGACACACCCTGCCACTTTCCtgag taCTTCAGCTACAGTGTGCTGCTGACCCTGCTGGCGTGCTCCGTGTTCCTCCACATCAGCAGCACGGGGAAGCTGGCCCTCATGCTGTCCCTCCAGCTGGTCTTCCTGCTGCTGGTGGAGTGGCCCCAGGTGGCCCTGTTGGACAATTCCGACCTCCTGGTGACGGCCAACTCCCT GTCTATAACTCCTTCGAATGAGACTCTGCAGTG GtttattggtttcaatgaaacTGAGGAATG TCAAGAGAGTGTGACCAAGGTGTCCCTCAAGGTCATGACCCCGATCATCCTGACCGTGTTTGTACTGGCTCTGTACCTGCATGCCCAGCAGGTGGAGTCCACCGCACGTCTCGACTTCCTGTGGAAGCTGCAG GCCaccgaggagaaggaggagatggaggagctgcaggcctACAACCGACGCCTCCTCCACAACATCCTGCCCAAGGACGTGGCCGCCCACTTCCTGGCGCGCGAGCGCCGCAACGACGAGCTCTACTACCAGTCGTGCGAGTGCGTGGCCGTCATGTTCGCCTCCATCAGCAACTTCTCGGAGTTCTACGTGGAGCTGGAGGGCAACAACGAGGGCGTGGAGTGTCTCAGGCTGCTCAATGAGATCATCGCCGACTTTGACGAG ATCATCAGCGAGGATAAGTTCCGTCAGCTGGAGAAGATCAAGACCATCGGCTCGACCTACATGGCCGCCTCGGGCCTCAACGACTCCACCTACGACCGCGAGGGCCGCTCCCACATCCTGGCCCTGGCTGACTACGCCATGCGCCTCAGGGAGCAGATGAAGTACATCAACGAGCACTCCTTCAACAACTTCCAGATGAAGATAG GTCTGAACATGGGACCTGTAGTAGCTGGGGTCATTGGTGCCAGGAAACCTCAGTATGACATCTGGGGGAACACAGTGAACGTGGCCAGCCGTATGGACAGCACTGGTGTCCCCGACTGCATCCAG GTGACCACAGACCTGTACCATGTGCTGTTCAACCGGGGCTACCAGCTGGAATGCCGAGGCGTGGTCAAGgtgaaggggaagggagagatgacCACCTACTTCCTCACCAGCGGGCCCCAGGGGAGTTAA